Within Acomys russatus chromosome 7, mAcoRus1.1, whole genome shotgun sequence, the genomic segment TTGATAACAACAGCCCTTTAGGGGAAAAATTCAGGTTCCCAGGACCTGAAACAGTAACTCTTTTGAGGCCCTGGCTCTGGCCCCAAACCCAGACCTTGTCAATTTTTCCCCTGGACGAGGACATAAAACTAACATcccaagccgggcagtggtggcacacgcctttaatcccagcacttgggaggcagaggcaggcggatcgctgtgagttggaggccagcctggtctacaaagtgagtccaggatagtcaaggctacacagagaaaccctgtctcgaaaaacaaaacaaacaaacaaaactaacatcTCTCTTGTCCTTTCCTCCGGGCCTTTGTGGAAACCTTGGATTGgtctggctcccagcactcagcgtGAGAGGGTGAATTCACTGTGTGCCAACTCTAAAGTGTCAGACACTGAGTTATGATTTTGGCACCATCTATGACTCTTCACACTGaaccagaaaattaaatatttagtgGATGATCCTAGTATGTTTTGAAAACAGAGCTAGAATAGAAAACATCACATTGTAAAGATTGGATATACTCTTTGTGGGGTTGAGTTTCAACTGTGCAGTTCTGTTTGTGTACCTTGGATATTCATACACTTATATTTCATGATAATACAAAGAGTACATAGCATTGGACTACATTAACCTATTGGTGATGAGCACTTTTGGGTAATTTGGTAATTTGTCATACTGACCAGGCTGTAGCAGACAACCTTTTAATGCTGAATTAAGTGGTATATATTTACAATTTGATAGTTGCATCATATGCATACAGTTTTCATTCTATGGAgtctagctcttttttttttttttttttttttttttttttgagacctagGACCCCTAGCTGAGAAATGGCAAAGCCCACAATAGGCTAGACTCTTCCACGTCAAGCACTAAAGAAGGCGTACCACAGGTTCCCCCAAAGGCTTGTGCAGcacaaacattttctcaattaaggattccacttcccagatgactatactttgtgtcaagttgacataaaactatgcgGCACACCAAGTGAAAGGCTTTCTTCACAGCCCACGTAGTTCTGCTTCTATTCTGTCAAAATTTGTAACCACGGTTTTTACCACCAGTGTCCTAGTTCCCCAAATAACAACTATGAggctttattatttatgaataaatgcctaggccatcAGCTTTGGCTCATTCCCGACTTACATTCTATTAACCCATTTAGTCTATTCTATGggtgccacatggctggttaaaTGATCTAAGACTGTGGCTAAGAAGAAACCTGAACATGTTGTATACACTTTGCTCTTGGTTCCCACCAAGAAGTTCGATGTTTTCCTTAGctgatattaaataaaatacacaccAGAAGTACTGCGTCGGTATGCCTCTCATGGATCTATTCCATGACATAAAACAATGGAAATGTGCACAGATTGGGAAGGAGACCGTCTGCTCTTCTATCTGAGTGTGGGTTGTTTACTGTGACACTCAGACTTGCGTAAAATGGAAACGTCACTGAGTACTCCAGATATGCAAGTACCCCTAAGTGTCACAGTAAACACAAGTTACTATGAAAAGTGCTGCTCTTCATTCAGAGTGAAAGTAAAGCTCAGAATTGGAAGTTTAGCATGCAtggttttttacttttaattatgccTATGTGTGTGGGCTTGGGTGTGGGTTTGTGTATGCGAgttctggtgcccttggaggccagaggcaccagCACCGCCTGGAGCCGGTGTTACAGGCAGTTATTAATTGctcaacatgggtgctagggactgaactcaggccctctacaagagcaggaagtgctctttaATCTCTGGACTATCTCTCTAGTCCAAGAATTAGATTCTAATTCTAGACAAATAGCTTTTCCCTCTGCAGTCTGAACCTAGAGCCTCATACTTAGTAGGTAACCAGTCTGCCACTTAGCTATCCTCAGCCccggttttttggttttttggttttttggtttttttcttcaatttgagacagtctcactaatctgcccatgctggccttgaactcactttacaGCCTAGGCGGGCCTTGGACTTCTGCCCCTCCTTCCTTTGGTGACACACAGCTTGTTAGTTTGTGGCAGAAAAGAGAGAGTTAGCTTTCACATGCATTTTCTAATTTAAcatcaaacaattaaaaatgaattttatagctctttgtttagtttttaaattaaacttagAAGTACATTAATTCTCAAAGGAAATAGGTGATGTCAACTGCTGTCCTATCTTTCAGGTCTTTTCACTAGAGTCCAAGCTCCATTTGCAACCGGGCGAAGTTTTTCCACATCACAGTCGCTGCATCACGCACCGGGTCCTGTGTGGAACCTGGGTCGGCTCAATCACGTGGCCATAGCAGTACCAGATTTAGAAAAGGCCTCCTCGTTTTACAGGGACGTTCTAGGGGCCCAGGTAAGTGAGGCGGTCCCTCTTCCAGAACACGGAGTGTCTGTTGTTTTTGTCAACCTGGGAAACACCAAGATGGAACTGCTTCATCCACTGGGGAGTGACAGTCCAATCACAGGCTTTCTGCAGAAGAACAAGGCTGGAGGAATGCATCACGTCTGCATCGAGGTAGTTTATCATCTGACTGTGCGCTGTTTCAACTCTCTCGCTCACATACGCTTTATGATTATATTTCACCAGAATcttttattaagttttaaaaagaatggtACTCTTACTCTTATTCTTCTTTAaaggtaaatgtgtgtgtgtgtgtgtgtgtgtgtgtgtgtgtatgtgtgtgtgtgtgtgtgtgtgttcattctctttccttttaggAAATGATAACaatattattaatgtattttgaGGACAGCTAGATCCACTAGACTTAAAACAGGCCACCAAAGTGGTGGTTCTGACTAAATGTGGCCTCTCTTGTAATAGGAATGTACTCACAAAGCTTTTCACTACCACTGTGAGGCAATTAGGCACATGAAGAAAGTTTCTAAAATAAGGATTTCATCAACATGCCAAGATTTTCGTTGCTATGCCAGGGTTTGAACTGAGGGCCTCGTGTAGGCTAGCATGTGCCAGACACTGGCCTACATCCCAGCCAAAGTAGTCTCATAATTCTGCTCTATGCTTAAAAAATGAATAACTTACCCCTTATGACAAAACCAATTCATTTTCAGttactgaatatttttttttagatttactccccccccccacagcagACCAtgccatgcatgtggaggtcagaggacacctttcaagagtcagttctccacttccaccatgtgtgtgtggaggatcaagctcaggtcgTTAGGATTGGGGGCAAGCacatttactcactgagccatctctcctggccccAATTTTTAATATCTCTTAAACTGCATTTTGCTAACACCATCTGAGAAAACATGAAGAAACAACACAAACATTCTCATTCAAGACTATTTATCTTGTAGACGGCCATGTTTGGATAACTTGACCATTAGGCTACCAGCAATGCCAATTAGGCTTTAGTTTAAATTAATTTGCTAGGACAATTCGTTGGCTAGACATCATGACAAAATTAATGACCAAGCCTCAGTGCCAACTCACAAGAGAGCTAGGTTGATGAGAATGAAGTCAAAGGTACACATTTATACATGAGCACCTACATTTTTCTGAGTACCTAGAATTCAGCAAGATACATGTACCCTGTCCCCAGTGAGGACCAGTCAAGGGGGCTGCGTTGTGATGATGGAGTTAAGGCATGTGTCTTCTCAGTAATACAAGTGAGGTAGAAGTTGATTGCTCAGGTCAAAGAGCTGGAAGGTAACACGGGCCACTGGCTATAACAACTGTCAAGAGATTTCCTAGAGACTCTGAGGGGAGAGCTGCCACAGCAGAAGGAATAGCCGTGGAAAGGCCGAGAGCCAGCCCACAGCGGACAAACACGCCGTATCCTTAGACATATATGAAGTACTGGCTGCACATTGTTTCCGTCAACTCTCATAGCTGCTCTGTTAGGATGCTGCTAACCCAAACTGCAGGTGAAAAAGCCAAGACTCAGTGAATGTGCCCATGGTAGCATTAATGTACACATCAGGACTCAGGTTCAAACCCAGATTTATTCTGTTTCCAGGGTGTGCTCTTATCCATAAGGCTGGCGGCCTTCATTGTATGATCAGAGACCTTATAGTTTGGGCTTGGGGAAACTAGGCAATGTTAGACCAGGGACTATCCAAGCCTGGTGTTTACCCTTTCTTTCATTCTGGCCAGGTTAATTTGGCTGGAGGTTTTATCGGTACATATAAGGCCCCCAAGATGAAAAGCCAGCCCACCTGCCTTTGAGTGTACGCGCCTTTCTCCTACACTCTGTGGTCTAGGTTCCACATCAAGGGAGCTCATGCCATCAAAGGAGGCCAGCTGTGAGTCAGAAGTTAAGTAAAGAAAAGTGGGAGTCCAGTAAAGTCACAGAAAATTCAAACGTAGAGATCAGAAGCTGGGAAATAGAAATGCTATGACATGTGACAGGGTAGAAAGTGCTCAGTTGCTACTTTAGTCTGATACTCACCTGTTGCCCCAATGTCACCACTCACAAAAGTGGCCAAATtacatggattttatttttccgGTCCTGAACTGTCACACGTGGTTTTATGGGACTGCCTCAGACATTGCTGTTCAGCAGGCAACAGGAAGGGAAATCAGAGAGAGGACAAGACCTGAACTTAGTCAGATGGTAAATGTGGCtgcaagagaggaaggggaataTAGTCCGTGTCTAGGCGGCTATGTTTCCTCTAAAAGTAGAAAAGTTTCTATAACTAAAGGGAAGAGAGTGAGAGCATCAGTCTGGGCCAGGCTAAGCCATCAATCAATGTTATGAGTATAAACTGTAACTCttggcaatttttattttttcttttagcacttatttttgtgtttgggtgttttgcctgcatgtagtctgtgcactacatgtatgcagttcccatggaggccagaaaggggcctgggatcccctggaactggagttacagacaattgtgagtcaccatgtgagtgctgagaactgaaggccaagcctctggaagagtagccagtgctcttaaccacagaaccatctctctccagctccatcttgGAAATTTTTACAAAGAGATATTGCCAAGATAGCCTGTCCTTCTTGCTAAATGGACAGATGCTACAAGACAAAGACCTTGGAGCTGTCGTATTCTCAGATAGTGGTGTCACAGATGGAAGGGTCTTACTTTCTCAGATCAGGTGAAGCAAAATTTCTTGCCTTTCCTTGGGCAGCAAACGTATTTGTGAGTGTAAATATTGAGATTTCAGCCTCAGTGCATTGCAGGGCTATAACCAGTCTATTGTGGCTGAAGGCCTTGGGTCTTGAACTGTCTTCTAAAGTACAAAACGAGATAAGGCCAATTCGAAGCCCTCTCAGTGGCCAGCGTTTCAGTTCCTGTGGCTGTGtagaggagaagcagcagcagccccatTTGGTGTGCTCAGGAGCTGGAGTTGGGGAGCTGGAAGTCTGCTGCACAGTTCCTGCTCACAGTTTCATGTACTACAtgttgatgcttgtttttaaactctgttttatttggggtattgaagctctacctcccttccactaACCCTTAATCTTGggtatgagaaagaaggttagtgggagaGGAGTGTAGAACTTTACTTCTCCCGGCTGTTTAGGGTCACTGAGTTCTTTGAGGGTGATCCCAATGTCTGTCAACAGTAAACAGCAAGCAGTCTTCTCCAGCCACTCCATTGAAACGTTTCTCTTCGTCTATCTCCAAGCCACCACAgtgtccgtctctgtctctccaaaccGCCACACAGCAGGTGCCGCACTTTCTCTCTCAGGGCTCTTGTATTTTATATGTCTCAGAGTCCTAGACTACCCCCCTCTCTGTGCTGCAGGAGGCAGGctcttaccagctggcaaagaccactccTCACaggagacaattatcagctgtggacatactaaagcccaaactaaaactccacacttgggattaaaacgaaaacatagttacataactgagtttacaaagaaaccaaacttccATTACAGACACATGTCAGCAGTGACGGCAGTGCTGTCCCAGGTGCCTCACCCATGTGACTAGTAATGAGGGCACTCTTACAGCTTGGCAATCGGCTGGACTTTTTAACAGGAGGGCCTACAGGAGACCTCTTAGGCTTGACAAGCTAAAGTGTAGTTGTGAGGATAGCTGGATTTCTTTCCCTCTGagatagtatgtgtgtgtatccccaCAAAACCAGGGAGGACTGCGGCCTCTTCTGATGGAGCCTTCTGCCCTTGCCTGTTGGTAAGTAGGCAGGTTTGAAGCAGGTCTTTTTTGAGAGCAAAGTCCCTagatctgactttttaaaaaactgtgtatgagtgttttgcctgcatgcatatatgcacctGGTACCTACAGAGCATAGAAGAGGGCGTAGAGGGCActggtctcctggaactgaaTGCTGGGGAAAGAACTGCTGGAAGTGTAGCTGACCGCTCTTACCTGTGTagtcatctttctagccctgagatttgaCTCTATGCtgagggatggtctgatgtattttgatggtaattaataaaaagccatcccacctgggcagggcagaggagatagtgGTGTGCCTAAGGTacctgggtggggggggggtggagagagagagagagagagagaaatcctgggaagaagaaagaccaccatgaagagaaagaagggagacccgaggaaagggaggagaaagaggaaggccaccatgggttagatggaggagaagcacatggcaggcatggatttagattcggcccagatgaagaacattagcaagtatttgggattatggatgggaggtagcttgatagaaattattagaagcagatggcatgggattgagacagggatcccatgcctgccccactgtgggaaatagtttagaggattaatgtctgccctgacccaggttaactaaggctattttaaaatataacaagtgtctgtgtcttaactgaTTGCTAGTCAGGCATACTGAGAATACTAATAATACTGGTAATTTATAAACAATAACtctatttttggtttggtttggtttgagacagagtttatctgtgtagtgtttggctctcctggacttactttgtagaccagtctggcctcgaactcacagagatctacctgcctctgcctcccagagtgaaGAGATTACCAGCATGCGCCACCCAGTCTGGCTAGATttgactctttttctttaaaataatttatctatttttgtttttatgtgcattgttgttttgcctgaatgtatatctgtgtgagggtgtcagatcttggagttacaggcagctgtgagttgccatgtgggtgctgggaattgacctgggtcctctggaagagcagccagtgctcttaaccattaagccaccTCTCcgtgttttcaaaatattataaCCATGAatgtgttctgaaaaaaaaaaaaaaaaaagaagaacgtGAAAATTTTAAAGCCCTAAAATGATTTGAATTTCAAATTATCAGAAACAGGGCAGTGGGGACCAGCAGCATTCACATATGCAAGAAGCAACAACACGTGTAGCCTTTGACTTAAGATTGTTGAAACCTGTCAAGACAGGAGGTTCACAAGCACCACATCACTAAAATGTTTCCTCTGCTTTCTCTAGCAttttgttatacatatatatatatatatatatatatatatatatatatatatatattttgttgtatGACTTTTCAGGGGAGACATGACAGAAATGTCTGTCTGAACTTGAGGGCTCCAACTGCCCAAAGAACAGTGCATCCAACTTTAACCTTGAAGAGTAGAGTGGGCTTAGCTGGGGTTTCCTTACCAGGTGGTGGATGACTAAGGAGACTGCTTCTATTTGCAAACTTTGCAGCGTCCTGCCTGCCACACCCTTATTTGATGTGGCTGTCACTCTAGAGCAGGATGCCATAGACTTAGAGCACCACCTAGGGTTAAAGCAGCAGATAACAGGGCACAGGCAAACTCAGACCCAGCAAGGTTAGACTCAAGTACACTCTGCCCTCACCCCAACCGGGGATTCTGTTGGTCTCAGGAAACATTGTCCCGTGGAAGGATAACTTTGTCTTTCCACAGTCTGGAACATAGACAGCTTAGTGCAGCTGGCTTCAAAATGGAGTCACTCTGGGTATGATTTGGAGAGCTACACTTCCGTGAGTCTTCATGGTTCTTCTCCAGCTTGTATGTCTTTTGCTGTTTCTTTCATAATATCACTCTTCCTATTGTCATACGTCCACCCATTGGAGAATTGGCTTTCTTCTGTCCAGTACTCGATATGCTCTTTCTCACTGGGACCTCTTTCTCATCTCAAACCTCTGATTGTGTAGTATCTACTGTGAACACACTTTTTGGCTCTAGAGGCGTGAGACACCAACATCTGTTGATTGTAACCTGCCCAGGTTCTGGGATTGTGTGGTGCAGCTTGAGAGGATGAGACACAGCGCTGTACAGTAAGTGGAAGCCATCCACATTGAAAGATCTACACAGGGTTGGTGTGTGGAGTACACTAGCCTCCGCTGTACGAGGGAGAGTGGTGACagacttgtatgtgtgtgcatgtgcaagttcgtgtgtgtgtttggggcggGGTGTTGCCTACCATGGAGGTTCATGGCTAGTCACGTGCAGAATACATCATTGCAGGACATGGAGATTAGCATAGGAAGTAAGACACCAGGTGGTATGACATGTGCACCATCACGTGAGTTGGCATGCCATGGAACACCCCAGTGGGTGTGTAGCCATGAGGGTAGATTCACTGGGCAGGT encodes:
- the Mcee gene encoding methylmalonyl-CoA epimerase, mitochondrial, with the protein product MKGIVKVASLAAGATGLFTRVQAPFATGRSFSTSQSLHHAPGPVWNLGRLNHVAIAVPDLEKASSFYRDVLGAQVSEAVPLPEHGVSVVFVNLGNTKMELLHPLGSDSPITGFLQKNKAGGMHHVCIEVDNINAAVMDLKKKKIRSLSDEAKIGAHGKPVIFLHPKDCGGVLVELEQA